Part of the Geodermatophilus obscurus DSM 43160 genome is shown below.
TCCGAGGTCGCGCGGACGGCGCGGGGGCTGGGGCTGGTGGTCTCGACCGCGCCGGACCTGCTCGACCTCGACGACGAGGACGGCGGCCGCGGCGTCGACCGGCTGTTCCGCCGGCTCGCCCGCGAGCTGACGACGGCCGAGGCCGAGGACCTCCGGGTGGCCACCGACCCACCGGACGGGGGACCGGCCCTGGCCGCGCGGCTGCTCACCGCGCCCACGCTGGCCGTGGAACTGGCCCGCCGCGGGGTCACCGCGGAGATCGGCCTGCTGGCCGAGGCCGAGCTCTGGTCGGTGTACCAGCCGATCGTCCGGCTCGACGACCGCGCCGTCGTCGCGCAGGAGGCGCTGTTGCGCGGAACGGTCGACGGCCGGGAGGTGGGCGGTGAGGACCTCTTCTTCGTCGCCGAGTCGGCCGGCTGGCTGCCGCGGCTGGACCGCATCGGCCGCGAGTCGGCGATCACGGGCGCGGCCCCCTGGCTCGGGGACGCCGACCTGTTCGTCAACTCCGACCTGGCGTCGGTGCACCGGCCGGAGGTGAGCCTGGCCGGCACCCGGCAGGCGCTGCACGACGCCGGCATCGACCCGTCCCGGCTGGTCGTCGAGGTGGGCGAGGTGTCCGCCGTCAAGGACCGCGGGCACCTGTTCTCGGTGCTCGAGCACCACCGCTCGCTCGGCTGGCGGGTGGCGCTGGACGACGTCGCGGCGGGCTGGTCGAGCCGCTCGCTGATGGCGATCGTCCGCCCGGACGTCGTCAAGCTGGGCCGGGCGCTGGTGCAGGCGCTGCCCGACGAGGGCGCACGCACCATGGTCCGCTCGGTCGTCGAGCACGCGCACACCCTGGGCGCCCAGGTCGTGGCCGAGGGCGTGGAGACCGAGCGGATCGCCGACGAGGTGACCCGGCTCGGCGCCGACCTGGGTCAGGGCTGGCTGTTCGGCCGCCCCGTCCCGCCGCCGGCCGCGCGGCTCAGTGCAGGCCCCAGCCGGTGAGCGCCGGCCGGGCGTGCTCGTGCCCGAGGACGCCGTAGGAGCCGGCCGGTAGCGCGAACAGGGCCCCGGCCGCGGGCTCAAGCCGCAGCCAGCGGGCGGTGAGGACGCGCAGCACGTGCCCGTGGGCGACCAGCACCACGTCGCCGTCCTCCAGCAGCGGCCGGGCGCGGTCGAGCACCCGGTCCACCCGCGCGCCGACGTCCTGCAGGGTCTCGCCCGGTGTCGCCCCGGGGATGGTGCCGTCGACCCACACCGACCAGGTCCGGCCCATCTCCTCGCTGATCTCCGCCGTCGTCCGCCCCTCGTAGCCGCCGTAGTCGATCTCCACGAGGTCCTCGTCGGTGGCGGTCGGGGTGAGCCCGGCCAGCTCGGCGGTCCGCTGCGCCCGCAGCCGGGGGCTCACCCACACGGCCGCGAACCTGCGGTCCCCGAACTCGCCGCGCAGCCGGCGGGCCTGCTCCTCGCCCTCGGGCAGCAGCGGCAGGTCGGTCACGCTGGTGTGCTGGCCGCTGAGGCTCCACTCGGTCTGCCCGTGCCGCAGCACCACGATCTCGCCCATGGGCCCTCCTAGCTGTGTCGGCGGTCACATCCTGGAAGAGCAACACCCAGTGCGGGTGCTGCCGCGCATGACGGACCCCGTGGCACCTGGCCGCGGGCCGACCCTGCGGAGGCAGCATGACCACGGTCGCGCCCAGCGACACCTTCTCGATCGGCGGGGACCTGCCCGTCCACCGCCTCGGCTACGGCGCCATGCAGCTGCCCGGCCCCGGCGTGTGGGGCGAGCCGGCCGACCCGGAGAACGCCCGCCGCGTCGTCCGCGCCGCCGTCGAGCAGGGCGTCGACTTCATCGACACCGCCGACTCCTACGGCCCGGTGGTCAGCGAGCGGATCATCGCCGAGGCGTTGCACCCCTACCCGGAGGACCTGGTCATCGCGACCAAGGCCGGCCTGACCCGGCAGGGCCCGGGCATCTGGACGCCGGTCGGCCGCCCGGCCTACCTCAAGCAGCAGGTGGAACTGTCGCTGCGCACGCTGCGGCTGGAGCGCATCGACCTCATCCAGCTTCACCGCATCGACGGCGAGGTGCGGCTGGCCGACCAGCTCGGCGCCTTCAAGGAGCTGCAGGAGGAGGGCAAGGTCCGCCACATCGGCGTCTCGGAGGTGTCGGTGGCCGAGCTGGACGAGGCCCGCTCGATCGTCGACGTCGTCAGCGTCCAGAACCTCTACAACCTCACCAACCGCCAGTCGCAGGACGTCCTCGACCACGCCACCGAGCACGGCATCGGCTTCATCCCGTGGTTCCCGATCGCGACCGGTGACCTGGCCGCGCCGGACAGCCCGGTCGCCGACATCGCCCGCGAGCTGGACGCCACGCCGTCCCAGGTGGCGCTGGCCTGGCTGCTGCACACGTCGCCGGTCGTCCTGCCGATCCCCGGCACCAAGTCCGTCGAGCACCTGACGGAGAACCTGGGTGCGGCGCAGCTGCGTCTCTCCGACGAGGACATGGCCCGGCTGGACGCGCTGGCCTGAAGGGGGATCCGCCGGAGTGCCCCCGTCCCGGGTCCCGCCCTGAGCTTGCGAAGGATGGGGAGGGCGGGGTCCTTCTTCAGCGCCAGCGGCGCAGCGACCCGGGACGCAGTCGGCGCCGGCCCGGCCGCTCCTCGGCGCGCCGCGCGGGCCGCACCTGGTACGGCAGAGCCGCGCGGCGCACCGGGGACGGGGTGCGGGCCGAGGGTAGCGGGACGGCGGGACGCGGGTCCCCGGCGTCCACGGGGCCGTCGAGCTCCAGCCGCTCCCCGAGCCCGGCGGAGCGGACGAGGCGGCGGGTCGCCGCGGGGGCGCCCACGATGCGGCAGCGGCGGCCGGCCGGGATCAGCGCGTCGGTGAACACGGCCAGCACCTGCAGGCCCGCGCAGTCGCGGAAGCAGGCGCCGGCGACGTCCACGACCACCGCTCCGCGCCCGCCGACCGCAGCCTCCTGCAGGGTCCTGGTGAGCCGGTCAGCGGCCACCACGTCGACGTCGCCGGTCAGCCGGACGACGACCTGGTCAGGAGCGTGGACAACTGCGGTCTGCAGGTGCGGCACGGGTACCTCGGCAGGGGTGTGCTGCACCGCCAGCGGTTTCGGGCGGTCACCCTACGTTAACGCCGCAACGCCGGTGACGACAAACGGTGCTCGCGCGGTTGCACAGCGCGGTGTGCAACCGCCGGGGACCCGCTGCGGCCGGGCGTGACGCGCGGCACCATGTCGGCGTGGACGCCGAGGACTTCCGCCAGGTCAGGAACGCCGTCCGGCAGCTGGTGCGGGAGGTGGTCGTCCCGCTCGAGGAGCGCATCGAGGACGAGGACCGCATCCCCGACGAGCTGCGCGCCCGGGCCGCCGAGATGGGCCTGTTCGGCTACGCGCTGCCCGAGGAGCACGGCGGCCTGGACGTCACGATGGCCGAGGACGTCGAGCTGGCCTTCGAGTTCGGCTACACCACACCGGCCTTCCGCTCGCTGTTCGGCACCAACAACGGCATCGCCGGCCAGGTGATCGCGAAGTTCGGCAGCGACGAGCAGAGGAAGACGTACCTGCCGCGGCTGGCGTCCGGCGAGCTGATCGGCTCCTTCGCGCTGACCGAGGCCGAGGCCGGCTCGGACCCGGCGGGGCTGCGCACCACCGCCCGGCGGAACGGCGACGGCTGGGTGCTCAACGGGACGAAGCGCTACATCACCAACGCGCCGATCGCCGACCTCTTCGTCGTCTTCGCCCGCAGCGACCCGGCCGAGAAGGGCGGGCGCGGGATCTCCAGCTTCGTCGTCGACGCGAAGGCGCCCGGGGTCACCGTGGGTCCGCGCGACAAGAAGATGGGCCAGGCCGGCGCCTGGACCGCCGAGGTGTTCCTCGACGACGCCCGTGTGCCCGCCGACGCGCTCATCGGCGAGGAGGGCCGCGGCTACGCCAAGGCGCTGACCGTGCTCTCGCGCGGCCGGCTGCACATCGCCGCGCTCTGCGTCGGGATGGCGCAGCGGGTGCTGGACGAGTCGGTGGCCTACGCCGCGACCGCGAAGCAGGGCGGCGCCCCGGTCGGCCGGTTCCAGCTGGTGCAGGCGCAGCTCGCCGACACGCACGCCGAGCTTCTGGCCGGCCGGGCGATGGTCCGCGACGTCGCCGCGCGCTACGACACCGGCGAGGACACCTCGATCGGCCCGTCGTCGGCCAAGCTCTTCTGCACCGAGATGGTCGGCCGGGCCGTCGACCGCGCGGTGCAGGTGCACGGCGGCCTGGGCTACCTGCGGACGACACCGGTCGAGCGCTTCTACCGCGACGCCCGGCTCTACCGGCTCTACGAGGGCACCAGCGAGGTGCAGCGGGTGATCATCGGCGGCGGGCTGCTCCGGGACGCCGGCATGCCGCGGGGCTGAAGGAGGGTCCTCCTGCCGAGCCCTGCGAGGGGTGAGGGGACGGGTCCTCCCGCTGGTCGGCGCCGCCGTCCGCGCCGAGGTGGGCGCGTGGACGGTGCGGGAACCGGATCAGCGCGAGTGGAGCTGCAGCGAGCCGACGGGGAGCAGCCGGCGGCCAGCAGCGCCCGCAGGCCGGCCGCGTTGCCCGGCGACACCGCGGCGACGACGAGCTCGCCGGCGAGCACCTGCCCCAGCGCGGCGGCCACCAGGGCAGCGCCCGCGCCCCGGCCCCGCCGCTCGGGCTCCAGCTCGGTGACGCCGCCGACGCCGCTGCCGAGCACGGCCACCGCCGAGCGGGCCGGGTAGGGGAGGCCGAGGACCACGTCGAGGCCGCCAGGTCCACGACCGCGTGCACCGCGCCGCGCCACGAGTCGTCCGCCTCCCGGCCGGCGTAGGTGTCGCGGTTGGCGGGCGCGGAGAAGTCGATCGGCACGGTCGGACCCTCAGGTCGCGCGGGGTCCGGGGACGTTGGCCGGGTCGCCGGCGGGGTCGCGCTCGGGCCCGCCGGCCGGGCTCAGCAGCGGGCCGGGTGCACCCTCGCCGCGGCCGAGCGCGGCGACGAACTGGCGCAGCACGTCGTCGCCACTGTGGGCCGGCACCCAGTCCAGCAGCCGGCGGGCGCGGCTGCTGTCCAGCGCCGGCGCCTGGGTGCCGAGGTCGAGCCAGCCGGGCTCGGTCGGCACGAGGTGGGCGTGGAAGGCGGCCGACAATGCCGTCCGCAGTGCGATCGCCGGTACCGGCACCCGCACCGAGCCGAGGGCGCGTGCCAGGGCGTCGGCGTCGAACGTCGGCTCGGCGGCCAGGTTGAACGGCCCTCCGGCCCGGCGGTCCAGCATCGCCACCAGCGCGTCGGCGACGTCGTCGGCGTGCACGAACTGCACGCGCAGCGCGGGCAGCGGCAGCGGCAGCAGCTTGGCCACCTGGCCGGGCAGCAGCCGGGCGGCGCCGAACAGCAGCGGCCCGAGGAAGTACCGGCCGATCTCGCTGCTGGCCTCCGGCTGCAGCACCAGCGTCGGGCGCACGACGGTCAGCGTCGTCCCCTCCCGGGAGCCGAGCAGCTCGCGGACCACCAGCTCGGCCTGGGACTTGTCGCGGCTGTACTGGGAGCTCGGGATGCCGGTGACCGGCCAGTCCTCGGCGACCTCCCGGTCCCCGCCGCCGGCGGCGTAGGCGCCGAGCGAGGACAGGTGCACGACGTGGCCCACGCCCGCGGCCGCGGCCGCGCGCGCCAGCCGGCGGGTGCCCTCGACGTTGACGCGGTGCAGCCGCTCCGGCTGCCGACCCGGCTGGATCGCCCAGGCCAGGTGGACGACGGCGTCGACGCCGTCGAGGAAGCGGGTGAGCTCGTGCTCGCTGCGGGTCTCGCCGAGGTCGGCCAGGTGCCACCGGACGCCGTCGTAGGGAGCGAGGCTCGGCGGCTGCCGCCGGGCCAGCCCCCGCACCTCCGCGACGCCGCTGCCGGGCGCGGTGAGCCGGCGCAACAGCGCCGTCCCCACGTTGCCACTGGCGCCGGTGACGGCGATCTTCAGGCCCTGAAGGCGGTCGCGGGTGGGTTCAGCCATGTCCCGCCGCTACCCCCGCCGCGGCCGGTGTACCCGGCGTCTGCGGTCCGGAGTGCCGGGGGCGCAGCCGCAGGGACACCAGCGCGACGAGCAGCAGCGCCCGGGCGGCCGCCCAGAACCCGGCGGGGTCCCCGCCGCCCCGACCAGGCGCGGCACCAGCAGGCTGCCCCCTTTGCACGGAGCTCTGCGCACGGCGGCCGGCAGCCCCTCGTGATCATCGGCAGATGGCTGGTCGACACGCCGAGCACGGCCGCCGCACGCCGATGATCACGGGGGCGCGGCGGGCGCGTCAGCCGACGGGGGTCTCCAGCGACTGGCCGCGGCGCTCCGGCAGCAGGCAGGCGGCCAGCGCGGCGACCACGAAGAAGGCGGCGAAGGTGCCGAACACCAGGCCGTTGCCGCCGGCGGTCAGCAGCGGGGGCACGCACAGCGGGGCGGCGATCGAGGCGAGGCGCCCGAAGCCTGCGGCGGCGCCGGCGCCGGTGGCCCGCAGTGCGGTCGGGTAGACCTCCGGCGTCACGGCGTAGACCGCGCCCCAGGCCCCCAGGTTGAAGAACGACAGCACCATGCCGGTGACCAGGACCGCGGTGTCGCCGGCGGCCACTGCGAACAGCCCGGCGCCGGCGGCGGAGCCGAGCAGGAACACCACCAGCGTCGGCCGGCGGCCCCACCGCTCGATGAGCAGGGCCGCGGCGGCGTAGCCGGGCAGCTGGGCGAGCGTGATGAGCAGCGTGAAGCCGAACGAGCGCACCAGCGAGAAGCCCGAGGCGACCAGCAGCGTCGGCAGCCAGATGAAGGCGCCGTAGTAGGCGAAGTTGATGCCGAACCACACCGCCCACAGCGCCGCCGTCCGCCGGCGGGAGCCCACCGCCCACAGCGCGCCGGGTCGCGGTGCCGGCGTCGGCCGCGCCGGGGCCGACGGCACCGGGTCGACCCCGGCCGCCGACTCGAACCGGCGCACCGCGGCCTCGGCCTCGTCGGTCCGGCCACGCAGCTCCAGGAAGCGCACCGACTCCGGCAGCCCCCGGCGCACGACCACCGCGTACAGCGCGGGGACGGCGCCCAGCGCCAGCGCCCACCGCCAGCCGTCGTCGCTGCCGGGGACGACGAGATAGCCGATCAGCGCCGCCAGCAGCCAGCCGACCGCCCAGAACGCCTCCAGCGCCACGACCACGCGGCCGCGCACCCGGGCCGGGGCGTACTCGCTGACCAGCGTCGAGGCGACCGGCAGCTCGGCGCCCAGCCCCAGCCCGATGAGGAAGCGGAACACCAGCAGCGAGGCCACCGACCACGCCAGCGCGGCGGCGCCGGTGGCCACGCCGAAGACCAGCAGGGTGAGTGCGAAGACCTGCCGCCGGCCGATGCGGTCGGCCAGCAGGCCGCCGAGCGTGGCGCCCAGCGCCATCCCGACGAAGCCGATGGAGCCGATCCAGGACAGCTCGGTCGGGGTCAGCGACCACTGGACGGCGAGCGCGGCCATCACGAAGGAGATGAGGCCGACGTCCATCGCGTCCAGCGCCCAGCCCAGGCCGGAGCCCACCACGAGCCGGCCGTGCTCGCGGGTGAACGGCAGCCGGTCCAGCCGCTCCGCTCGGGTCGCCGAGGTGGTGGTCGCGTCGGATCTCACGGGCGGGCGCCGTACCCCGCGCCGTCGGCGGTCACGCGGCGGGCGGGTCAGCCGTCGTTGTCCTGGTCGGTGTCCCCGACCTCCTCCTCGACCTCGTTGCCGGCGTCCTCGACCTCCTGCTCGACGCCGTCGTCCACGACGTCGGAGCCGCACGCGGCGGTGGTGAACGAGGTCGCGGCGAGGGCGACGCCGGCGGCGGCGAGGCGCCAGCGGCGGGTGCGGGTGGTCGTCACGGGGTGCTCCCGGGGGTCGGCTGCGGACGGGTCCCGGGTGTGCCCGGGGGAGGCGCACTCCATGCGGCAGCGGGCTACGGTCGCGGTCGTGACGGGACAGCTCGCGGTAGTCAAGGCCTGGCTGCACGCGGTGGACCGGGCCGACGCCGCGGCCGCCATGGCGCTGTGCGCGCCGGACCTGGAGGTCGTCGGGGCCGCGGGGCAGCGTGCGGGGCCGTGAGGTGCTGGGACCGTGGCTGGCGCGGGCCGGGTTCCGCGCCCGCCCGCTGCGCTGGTTCTGCGGTGCCGGCGGGGACGTCGTCGTCGAGCAGGACGCCACCTGGGCAGACCCGGCGACGGGTGCCGAGCGCGGCCGGGCCGTCGTCGCCGCGCGGGTCCTGGTGACCGACGGCGTCATCACCCGCTTCCAGCGCCACGACAACGGCCTGCCCACCGCGCTCGCCGCAGCGGGGCTGCGGGAGTCCGACGAGGTGACCGCGCGGGGCTGACCGGCAGCGGGCAGCGCCCGTCAGCCGTGGGCGCGCACGTGCTCGGTGACCAGCTCGGCGACCCGGTCGGGCGCCAGCTCGGGGATGAAGTGCGGGAGGCCCTCGAGCACCTCGAGCCGGTAGGGAGCGTCGACGAACCGCCGGGTCTGCTCGGTCGCGGTGCGGCCGAGGGCGAAGTCGCGGGTGCTCCACAGGTGCAGCGTCGGCACGCGCACCGTGCCGACCGGGTCGCGGGCGTCCAGGGGCAGCGCGCGGTACCAGGCCAGGGCGGTGCTGAGTGCGCCCGGTTCCTGCATCCGCCGCACGTAGTGCTCGGAGAGCTCGGGCGACAGGCCGCTGGTCAGCAGCACCCGGCGCAGCGCCGCGCCGTCCCCGGCCAGCAGCAGCCGCTCGGGCAGCACCGGCAGCTGGAACAGCCCCATGTACCACGAGCGCAGCGCCTGGTCGCTGGTGACGAAGGCCCTGGCCATCGCCGCCGGGTGCGGCACCGACAGCGCGGTCAGCGTGCGGACCCGCTCGGGGTGCCAGGCGGCGAGCGCCCACCCGACGATGCCGCCCCAGTCGTGCCCGACGACGTGCGCGCTGCCCAGCTCGGCGGCGTCGAGCAGCGCCAGGACGTCGGCGGTCAGCTCCCGCAGCCGGTAGGCCGCGCGGCCCGACGGCCGGGCGCCGGGGGAGTAGCCCCGCTGGTCGGCGGCCAGGGTGCGCAGCCCGGTGCCGTGCAGCCGGTCGGCCACGGCGGTGAAGGAGGCGGCGTCCTGCGGGAAGCCGTGCAGCAGGACGACCGGTTCGCCGTCGGCCGGGCCGCCGTCCCGGACGTCGAAGACCAGACCGTCGCGCGTGAAGCTGTCCACCCCGGCACGGTGCCTGGTGCTCCGGTGCGCCGCCAGTCGGTCCCGGTGGTCGCCGCTCCGCCGCGCCCCGTGAGGACGGTGACGGCCAGGTCGGATCGCCGGTGGTGGCCCGGCAGGTCGACAATGGACGAGTGACGGCCTCGGAGGAGCTCATCGTCCTGCTCGACGACGACGGGACGGCGATCGGCGCGATGCCCAAGCCGCTGGTGCACCACGGCGAGACGCCGCTGCACCGGGCCTTCTCGGCGTACCTGTTCGACGAGGCCGGCCGGCTGCTGGTCACCCGCCGCGCGGAGGGGAAGCAGACCTTCCCGGGCATGTGGACCAACACCGTCTGCGGCCACCCCGGCCCCGGTGAGGACGACGCCGCGGCGATCGCCCGCCGCGCCGCCTTCGAGCTGGGCCTGCAGGTCGACGAGCTGCGCCCGGCGCTGCCCGGATACCGCTACCGCGCGGAGTTCCGCGGCGTCGTGGAGAACGAGGTTTGCCCGGTCTACCTGGGCCGCTTCGCCGGCACCCCGGCGCCGGACCCCGGCGAGGTCGGCGAGTGGGAGCTGCTGGACTGGGCGACCTTCCGCGAGCGGCAGGAGACCCAGGACCCCGACGCCTGGTCACCGTGGTGCCGCGAGCAGGCCCGCCTCATCGAGGAGGCGGGGCTGGTCCCGGTCGGCTGACCGTCCGGCCCGCATCAGAGCACCGAGAAGCCCGCGGGGAGGCCGGTCCGGCCGGTGAGGGCGAGGAGGAGCGGGCCGGCGAGGCCCTCGGAGGAGCCGAGGTCGGCGACCAGCCGCAGTGCCTGCGACGCAGCCGTCGCCGGGACGTCCAGGGGCGCCCCCAGTGCAGTGGCGAGGTCCGCGGTGTGGACCGCCAGCTCGAACGTGCGCGTGGGCAGGTAGTCCGCCAGCCGCATGCCACCCGCGATCGTCGTCACCAGCTCCGTGCCCTTCCGGGCCTCGACGAGCGGGAGCACGCGCCCGGCGATCTCCGCCACGGCGGCTGTCGGGTCACTGCCCAGGGCGGCCCCGGCGTCCCGTCCGCGCGCCGCGACAGCCGGATCGGCGGCCACTGCGCGCGTCGCACGGAAGTAGTCACCGGCCGAGGCCACCTCGACGGTCGCGGCGGGGCGGGCGAGGTAGGTCTCCACCGTCAGGAGCGAGCGGCTCGTGTGGCCCACGAGGGCGCGGACGTCCCACTCGCCCAGGGCGGGCCGGGACCACCGGTCGCCGACGAGGGCGGCCGTCCGGACGAACCACTGCGCGGCGTCGGCGAACGCCCGCCGCGAGTCGTCCCACGCGACGTCCATGCGGGCGACGCTAGCCCCGACGCGGCCGGGCGCGGACAGGCCGCGGACGGCGGATGCGGCGCGCATCGCGAGACGCCGAGCACGGCCGGTGACCGTCGGGGCGCGGACGGTACCGGCCACTCGGGGGCCTCGTGTCGGTGCCCGGGCGGACACGTGTCCCTCCCTAGCGTCCGCCGCATGGAGCGCCGACGGTTCCTCCTCTTCCTCGCCGCGGGGCTGGCCGGCACGGCCGTGGGCCGTGGCACGGTCGGCCTCGTCGACCCCACGCGGGCGCCGATGAGCACCGCCGCGGCGGCCGAACCGGCGAGCGCGCCCGCGCTGCCCGGCGTGCTGCCCACGCCGACGGGGGTGGTGGACCGGCTGCCCGGTGAGGGCACCTCGCTGGCGCTGACCCTCGACGACGGCACCAGCTCGGAGGTCGTCGGGTCGGTCTGCCGGTTCGCCGAGGACTCCGGCGTCCGGCTGACCCTCTTCCCCAACGGCCGCTACTCCTCCTGGGAGGAGAACGCCGACCGGCTGCAGCCGCTCGTCGACTCCGGACAGGTCGCGCTGGGCAACCACACCTGGTCGCACCCGGACCTGACCACCCTCTCCGAGGACGGGATCGCCGAGGAGATCGGCCGCAACCGGGACTGGATCGAGAGCACCTTCGGCGTCCGGACGCCGTTCATGCGCCCGCCCTTCGGGTCGCACGACGACCGGGTCGACCGGATCAGCGCCGACCTCGGGCACCCGACGATCGTCATGTGGAACGGCACGCTGGAGGACAACCGGCTGCTCACCCCGGCCGAGCTCATGGCCGCCGCGCGCGAGTGGTTCACCGCGCAGGCGGTCATCGTGGGCCACGTCAACCAGCCGACGATCACCACCGTCTACGACGAGCTGCTGGAACTGATCGCCGAGCGCGGGCTGCAGACGGTGACGCTCGCCGACGTGTGGAGCACGGGCCTGGGCGGGGTTCGGACGGCGTCCGGGAGGGCGGCCACTGCGTGATCGTCCGACCTGCGACGGGCGGCCGCATCCACCAGGCTGGTCGGCGACATCCCGATCGACAGACGGAGGAGCGGATGGCCGACAGCAGGGCGTTGCAGGGACGGGTCGCCCTCGTCACGGGCGGCGCGAGCGGACTGGGCCGGGCCACCTGCGTGGCACTGGCCGAGGCCGGTGCGCACGTGGCGATCGCCGACATCGACCCGGCCGGCAGTGAGGCGACGTCGAAGCTGGTGGCCGACGCGGGCGGGTCGGCGGAGGTCGTCGCGCTCGACGTGACCGAGGACGCGAGCCGCCGCGCGGTGGTGCAGCAGCTCTTCGACGTGCACGGCGACGCCTTCGACGTCCTGGCCAACGTCGCCGGCATCGACCGGCCCGGCTACATCACCGACATCGACCTCGCGGACTACCAGCGGGTGCAGGCGGTCAACTGCGAGGGGCCGGTCTTCCTGACCAGCGAGTTCATGAAGCGGGTGCAGCACCTGCCGGAGGGCCGCACCGCCGACGTGGTGCACATCGTGAGCCTGTCGGCGATCACCTCGGGCAGCGGCGCGATCGCCTACAACGGCTCCAAGGCCGGGTTCCTCAATGCCACCAGGTGCATCCAGCGGGAGCTGCGCGAGAAGGCGGTGCGCGGTGCGGACGGCGTCGAGCGGCCCTTCCCGTGCCGCGTGCAGGCGGTCATCCCCGCGGCGATGGACACGCCGATGATGGAGCAGTGGGGCATCCCGGCCCACCTGATGATGCCGCCGTCGGCGGTCGCGCAGATGGTGCGCTACCTGGTGACGCTGCACCCGGCGGCCTTCGTGCCGGAGATGCAGATCATGCCGC
Proteins encoded:
- a CDS encoding EAL domain-containing protein, which codes for MVSTDGRLRRREYWHLPARATRVLLATSDAHLLSEVARTARGLGLVVSTAPDLLDLDDEDGGRGVDRLFRRLARELTTAEAEDLRVATDPPDGGPALAARLLTAPTLAVELARRGVTAEIGLLAEAELWSVYQPIVRLDDRAVVAQEALLRGTVDGREVGGEDLFFVAESAGWLPRLDRIGRESAITGAAPWLGDADLFVNSDLASVHRPEVSLAGTRQALHDAGIDPSRLVVEVGEVSAVKDRGHLFSVLEHHRSLGWRVALDDVAAGWSSRSLMAIVRPDVVKLGRALVQALPDEGARTMVRSVVEHAHTLGAQVVAEGVETERIADEVTRLGADLGQGWLFGRPVPPPAARLSAGPSR
- a CDS encoding histidine phosphatase family protein, whose translation is MGEIVVLRHGQTEWSLSGQHTSVTDLPLLPEGEEQARRLRGEFGDRRFAAVWVSPRLRAQRTAELAGLTPTATDEDLVEIDYGGYEGRTTAEISEEMGRTWSVWVDGTIPGATPGETLQDVGARVDRVLDRARPLLEDGDVVLVAHGHVLRVLTARWLRLEPAAGALFALPAGSYGVLGHEHARPALTGWGLH
- a CDS encoding aldo/keto reductase, encoding MTTVAPSDTFSIGGDLPVHRLGYGAMQLPGPGVWGEPADPENARRVVRAAVEQGVDFIDTADSYGPVVSERIIAEALHPYPEDLVIATKAGLTRQGPGIWTPVGRPAYLKQQVELSLRTLRLERIDLIQLHRIDGEVRLADQLGAFKELQEEGKVRHIGVSEVSVAELDEARSIVDVVSVQNLYNLTNRQSQDVLDHATEHGIGFIPWFPIATGDLAAPDSPVADIARELDATPSQVALAWLLHTSPVVLPIPGTKSVEHLTENLGAAQLRLSDEDMARLDALA
- a CDS encoding STAS domain-containing protein, encoding MQHTPAEVPVPHLQTAVVHAPDQVVVRLTGDVDVVAADRLTRTLQEAAVGGRGAVVVDVAGACFRDCAGLQVLAVFTDALIPAGRRCRIVGAPAATRRLVRSAGLGERLELDGPVDAGDPRPAVPLPSARTPSPVRRAALPYQVRPARRAEERPGRRRLRPGSLRRWR
- a CDS encoding acyl-CoA dehydrogenase family protein produces the protein MDAEDFRQVRNAVRQLVREVVVPLEERIEDEDRIPDELRARAAEMGLFGYALPEEHGGLDVTMAEDVELAFEFGYTTPAFRSLFGTNNGIAGQVIAKFGSDEQRKTYLPRLASGELIGSFALTEAEAGSDPAGLRTTARRNGDGWVLNGTKRYITNAPIADLFVVFARSDPAEKGGRGISSFVVDAKAPGVTVGPRDKKMGQAGAWTAEVFLDDARVPADALIGEEGRGYAKALTVLSRGRLHIAALCVGMAQRVLDESVAYAATAKQGGAPVGRFQLVQAQLADTHAELLAGRAMVRDVAARYDTGEDTSIGPSSAKLFCTEMVGRAVDRAVQVHGGLGYLRTTPVERFYRDARLYRLYEGTSEVQRVIIGGGLLRDAGMPRG
- a CDS encoding NAD-dependent epimerase/dehydratase family protein → MAEPTRDRLQGLKIAVTGASGNVGTALLRRLTAPGSGVAEVRGLARRQPPSLAPYDGVRWHLADLGETRSEHELTRFLDGVDAVVHLAWAIQPGRQPERLHRVNVEGTRRLARAAAAAGVGHVVHLSSLGAYAAGGGDREVAEDWPVTGIPSSQYSRDKSQAELVVRELLGSREGTTLTVVRPTLVLQPEASSEIGRYFLGPLLFGAARLLPGQVAKLLPLPLPALRVQFVHADDVADALVAMLDRRAGGPFNLAAEPTFDADALARALGSVRVPVPAIALRTALSAAFHAHLVPTEPGWLDLGTQAPALDSSRARRLLDWVPAHSGDDVLRQFVAALGRGEGAPGPLLSPAGGPERDPAGDPANVPGPRAT
- a CDS encoding MFS transporter is translated as MRSDATTTSATRAERLDRLPFTREHGRLVVGSGLGWALDAMDVGLISFVMAALAVQWSLTPTELSWIGSIGFVGMALGATLGGLLADRIGRRQVFALTLLVFGVATGAAALAWSVASLLVFRFLIGLGLGAELPVASTLVSEYAPARVRGRVVVALEAFWAVGWLLAALIGYLVVPGSDDGWRWALALGAVPALYAVVVRRGLPESVRFLELRGRTDEAEAAVRRFESAAGVDPVPSAPARPTPAPRPGALWAVGSRRRTAALWAVWFGINFAYYGAFIWLPTLLVASGFSLVRSFGFTLLITLAQLPGYAAAALLIERWGRRPTLVVFLLGSAAGAGLFAVAAGDTAVLVTGMVLSFFNLGAWGAVYAVTPEVYPTALRATGAGAAAGFGRLASIAAPLCVPPLLTAGGNGLVFGTFAAFFVVAALAACLLPERRGQSLETPVG
- a CDS encoding alpha/beta fold hydrolase — encoded protein: MDSFTRDGLVFDVRDGGPADGEPVVLLHGFPQDAASFTAVADRLHGTGLRTLAADQRGYSPGARPSGRAAYRLRELTADVLALLDAAELGSAHVVGHDWGGIVGWALAAWHPERVRTLTALSVPHPAAMARAFVTSDQALRSWYMGLFQLPVLPERLLLAGDGAALRRVLLTSGLSPELSEHYVRRMQEPGALSTALAWYRALPLDARDPVGTVRVPTLHLWSTRDFALGRTATEQTRRFVDAPYRLEVLEGLPHFIPELAPDRVAELVTEHVRAHG
- the idi gene encoding isopentenyl-diphosphate Delta-isomerase, translated to MTASEELIVLLDDDGTAIGAMPKPLVHHGETPLHRAFSAYLFDEAGRLLVTRRAEGKQTFPGMWTNTVCGHPGPGEDDAAAIARRAAFELGLQVDELRPALPGYRYRAEFRGVVENEVCPVYLGRFAGTPAPDPGEVGEWELLDWATFRERQETQDPDAWSPWCREQARLIEEAGLVPVG
- a CDS encoding maleylpyruvate isomerase N-terminal domain-containing protein, giving the protein MDVAWDDSRRAFADAAQWFVRTAALVGDRWSRPALGEWDVRALVGHTSRSLLTVETYLARPAATVEVASAGDYFRATRAVAADPAVAARGRDAGAALGSDPTAAVAEIAGRVLPLVEARKGTELVTTIAGGMRLADYLPTRTFELAVHTADLATALGAPLDVPATAASQALRLVADLGSSEGLAGPLLLALTGRTGLPAGFSVL